Proteins from a genomic interval of Osmia bicornis bicornis chromosome 13, iOsmBic2.1, whole genome shotgun sequence:
- the LOC114871814 gene encoding TAF5-like RNA polymerase II p300/CBP-associated factor-associated factor 65 kDa subunit 5L isoform X3, giving the protein MLHAGNRQAAIQFLKSHQNEFISETEKDFLEELSSVFSVQDIELRPLVNSFRTRKYKVDMSDVAHLCLQQFLSKHGHIILMQIINTHVTIIKKMEVLETDTDGCDETSSRCETGINGYVEQPSGTGADREMRELQEAIRLIRNNAHQPLRIFAVNNAIENASSGVIPPSMDKLAVGFSTTEIRLWGINETVLIKPKYEEPSFSFASDSPFLDKYYETTDGTTEGGAVILRGHTDIVHDLRFIPESEILLSVSSDKDMRAWRLNDYTCAAIYSGHNYPIWCMDLSVFNLYVATGSHDRTAKLWSLDRIFPLRIFAGHFLDINCVKFHPNARYLATGSADKTVRLWDKDDGNLLRVYIGPQSTIYSLAFSPDGKYLAAAGDDKSIFVWDLATNALLTELKGHEDTVMNLDWSFDGQYIASGSLDGTIRLWPTHDHIKTVNSNSSNLVPETESPQIYSTYCSSILSLRYYNKNNSLVCIGTVDNL; this is encoded by the exons AAAATGAATTCATTAGTGAAACAGAAAAAGACTTCTTAGAAGAATTATCCAGTGTATTTTCAGTGCAGGATATTGAGTTGAGACCTTTGGTAAATTCATTTAGAACTAGGAAGTACAAAGTGGATATGTCAGATGTTGCTCATTTATGTCTTCAACAATTTCTTTCAAAACACGGACACATTATATTAATGCAG aTTATAAACACGCATGTGacaataattaagaaaatggAGGTACTTGAAACGGATACAGACGGATGCGATGAAACGAGTTCGCGTTGTGAAACAGGAATTAATGGATATGTAGAGCAACCATCAGGTACTGGAGCTGACCGTGAAATGAGAGAATTGCAAGAAGCAATAAGATTAATACGAAATAATGCGCATCAACCACTACGAATATTTGCAGTGAATAACGCTATTGAaaa TGCAAGTAGTGGTGTAATCCCACCAAGTATGGATAAATTAGCAGTAGGATTTAGTACTACAGAAATTAGATTATGGGGTATAAATGAAACAGTATTAATTAAGCCAAAGTACGAAGAACCTTCCTTTTCGTTTGCTTCCGATAGTCCATTTTtagataaatattatgaaacaACTGACGGAAC GACTGAAGGAGGGGCAGTGATACTTAGAGGACATACCGATATTGTTCACGATTTAAGGTTTATTCCAGAATCAGAAATTTTACTTTCCGTATCTAGTGATAAGGATATGAGGGCATGGAGACTTAACGATTACACATGCGCCGCAATTTACAG TGGTCACAATTATCCTATATGGTGCATGGACCTTAGTGTATTCAATCTGTATGTAGCAACAGGTTCTCATGACAGAACTGCGAAATTATGGTCTTTAGATAGAATATTTCCATTGCGTATATTTGCTGGTCactttttagatataaat TGTGTAAAATTTCATCCAAACGCGAGGTATTTGGCAACTGGATCGGCCGATAAGACCGTGAGGTTGTGGGATAAAGACGATGGAAATTTATTAAGGGTATACATTGGGCCACAGTCGACAATTTACAGTTTAGCTTTTAGTCCAGATGGAAAGTATTTGGCAGCTGCTG GCGATGACAAATCTATTTTTGTTTGGGATTTGGCGACTAACGCATTGTTAACTGAGCTTAAAGGCCACGAAGATACAGTTATGAATTTAGATTGGAGTTTTGATGGACAGTATATTGCTAGTGGAAGTCTGGATGGCACTATTCGTTTATGGCCTACGCATGACCACATTAAGACTGTTAATAG tAACTCATCAAATCTAGTACCTGAAACAGAATCACCACAAATATACTCAACCTACTGCTCAAGTATTCTTTCATTacgttattataataaaaataattcgcTCGTTTGTATCGGGACAGTGgataatttgtaa